A region from the Candidatus Electrothrix scaldis genome encodes:
- a CDS encoding 8-oxo-dGTP diphosphatase — protein MYTPIVGTLGYILSPDGEKVLLIHRNARENDQHLGKYNGLGGKMEADEDVYSCMAREIQEEAGILCQEMQLRGTISWPGFGPSGEHWLGFVFLITSFDGEPRQANEEGELAWHSLDTLGELPMWEGDQYFLPLVFDKDPRPFHGHMPYKKGRPVSWQYSR, from the coding sequence ATGTACACTCCTATTGTGGGAACACTCGGTTATATTCTCTCTCCAGATGGAGAAAAGGTGCTGCTTATCCATCGAAATGCCCGAGAAAATGACCAACATCTTGGCAAGTATAACGGCTTGGGCGGCAAGATGGAGGCTGATGAGGACGTGTATAGCTGCATGGCCCGGGAGATCCAGGAAGAGGCTGGTATCCTCTGTCAGGAAATGCAGCTGCGGGGAACAATCAGCTGGCCTGGCTTCGGTCCCAGTGGGGAACACTGGTTGGGATTTGTTTTTTTGATTACCTCGTTTGACGGGGAACCTCGACAGGCCAATGAAGAAGGAGAGCTGGCCTGGCACAGCCTGGACACCTTGGGAGAGCTTCCTATGTGGGAAGGAGATCAATATTTTCTCCCCTTGGTCTTTGATAAAGATCCCCGTCCTTTTCACGGACATATGCCTTATAAAAAGGGGCGTCCTGTAAGCTGGCAATATTCCCGTTAA
- a CDS encoding cell division protein ZapB gives MENEEFVRLEQLVDTLIDNYTHLKDNYRVLEGKLRESEEECELLKMELTELQEQRSEVSRRVSGLLGRIEQWESEQGNSEQAESEQNAEENEEFSDSAAAVSY, from the coding sequence ATGGAAAACGAAGAGTTTGTTCGCCTGGAACAACTTGTCGATACCTTGATAGATAATTACACTCATCTGAAAGATAACTATCGTGTTCTGGAGGGAAAGCTTCGTGAGAGCGAAGAAGAATGCGAACTTTTAAAAATGGAACTCACCGAACTGCAGGAGCAGCGTTCCGAGGTGAGTCGTCGAGTTTCCGGTCTGCTTGGGCGGATAGAACAATGGGAGTCTGAGCAAGGCAACAGCGAGCAGGCAGAAAGTGAGCAGAATGCTGAAGAGAACGAGGAGTTCTCAGATTCTGCTGCCGCTGTAAGCTACTGA